In a single window of the Spirochaetota bacterium genome:
- a CDS encoding helix-turn-helix domain-containing protein, which yields MGISVRNLQLKLKLEGTTYTQLLNEIRTDLAKVHLNDQQIAISEISYQLGFSEPSVFHKFLKNRLVTLLTITEKNKLWIFLVP from the coding sequence ATGGGCATAAGTGTGAGAAACCTTCAGTTGAAGTTAAAATTAGAAGGCACAACTTATACTCAACTATTAAATGAGATTAGAACAGATTTGGCAAAAGTACATCTGAATGATCAACAAATAGCCATAAGCGAAATTTCTTATCAACTTGGTTTTTCCGAACCGAGTGTATTTCATAAATTTTTAAAAAACAGACTGGTGACACTCCTTACAATTACAGAAAAAAATAAGCTATGGATATTTTTAGTACCTTAA